Proteins encoded by one window of Carassius carassius chromosome 30, fCarCar2.1, whole genome shotgun sequence:
- the LOC132110431 gene encoding KH domain-containing, RNA-binding, signal transduction-associated protein 1-like, which produces MDGNNSTIKRKSSTGDGKYLPELLAEKDSLDSSFTHAMKLLSAEIERVQKGEPKKESETYLDLFTAKNVRVKERVLIPVKQYPRFNFVGKILGPQGSTIKRLQEDTGAKISVLGKGSMRDKTKEEELRKGGDLKYAHLAMELHVHIEVFAPIPDCYLRMAHAMDEVKKFLMPVEGLEDMHPDAFMDPGFLNGSQDMSGRGPPPGRGRGGPPPMGPRGRGMPPRGGPRGGGPRGGPGRGAASRGAPAGRGGPPPPTSARGGAAARSRPPTQTQRMTPATALSHQQHQSKPETYGEYAYEESYAEPSYEGYESYYSQPAPQPDTEYYDYGHGEAQETYESYTGDEWAGGAWGGTGGKAPTARPGKSYREHPYGRY; this is translated from the exons ATGGACGGTAATAACAGCACCATTAAAAGGAAGAGCAGCACCGGCGACGGTAAATATCTGCCGGAGTTACTGGCGGAGAAAGACAGCCTGGACTCCTCGTTCACGCACGCCATGAAACTCCTCTCTGCAG AGATTGAAAGGGTCCAGAAAGGTGAACCTAAAAAAGAGTCCGAGACGTATCTGGATCTGTTCACCGCCAAGAACGTGAGGGTGAAAGAGCGAGTGCTCATTCCCGTGAAGCAGTACCCTCGG TTCAATTTTGTGGGAAAGATTCTGGGGCCGCAGGGCAGCACTATCAAACGTCTGCAGGAGGACACCGGGGCGAAGATCTCCGTCCTGGGCAAAGGATCCATGAGAGATAAGACCAAG GAAGAGGAGCTGAGGAAGGGTGGAGATCTGAAGTATGCACACTTGGCCATGGAGCTGCATGTGCACATCGAGGTTTTCGCTCCAATTCCTGATTGTTACCTGCGTATGGCTCATGCCATGGATGAGGTCAAGAAGTTCCTAATGCCT GTGGAAGGGCTTGAAGATATGCACCCAGATGCATTCATGGATCCAGGGTTTCTGAATGGTTCTCAGGATATGTCTGGCAGAGGCCCGCCTCCTGGCCGAGGCCGTGGTGGACCACCCCCAATGGGCCCTAG GGGTCGTGGTATGCCGCCTCGTGGAGGACCACGTGGAGGAGGACCAAGAGGAGGTCCAGGGCGTGGAGCTGCATCGAGGGGAGCCCCCGCAGGAAGAGGTGGTCCTCCACCCCCAACATCAGCCAGAGGAGGAGCAGCCGCTCGGTCAAGACCACCAACCCAAACTCAGAGGATGACACCAGCAACCGCTCTCTCCCACCAGCAGCACCAGTCCAAACCGGAAACCTACGGCGAATAT GCATATGAAGAATCATACGCAGAGCCTTCCTATGAAGGATATGAGAGCTACTACAGTCAGCCTGCTCCACAGCC agACACAGAGTATTATGATTACGGTCACGGAGAGGCACAAGAAACTTACGAGTCTTACA cTGGAGATGAATGGGCTGGAGGCGCTTGGGGTGGCACTGGTGGAAAGGCTCCGACTGCCCGGCCGGGCAAATCTTATCGGGAACATCCATACGGCAGATACTGA
- the LOC132110426 gene encoding calcineurin B homologous protein 1-like yields the protein MHLSEDQVNFRGFMRTLAHFRPVEDNEKNKDMISGEPLNSRTNKLHFAFQLYDLDRDDKISRDELLQVLRMMVGVNISDEQLGSIADRTIQEADTNGDMCISFSEFTKVLEKVDVEQKMSIRFLH from the exons atgCATCTCAGTGAGGATCAGGTGAACTTTAGGGGCTTCATGAGGACTTTGGCTCATTTCCGTCCTGTGGAGGATAATGAGAAAAACAAAGACATGATATCTGGCGAGCCGCTCAACAGCAGGACCAACAAACTCCACT TCGCTTTCCAGTTGTATGACCTTGACAGAGACGACAAGATCTCCAGAGACGAGCTGCTGCAG GTGCTGAGAATGATGGTAGGCGTGAATATTTCTGACGAGCAACTCGGAAGCATTGCAGACAGAACCATCCAGGAAGCTGACACTAACGGAGACATGTGTATCTCCTTCAGCGAGTTCACCAAG GTATTGGAAAAAGTGGACGTGGAACAGAAGATGAGCATCCGCTTCCTTCACTGA